The nucleotide sequence atcactAGAATGAGAATATAATTATCATACTATATTTGAAATGTtagtttcgaaaaaaaaaatttcatttcaaatttaaaatcataaataggATAATTTCCTGATCATTCCTTCTgattataagattttttttttttagtggtgttttttttatagattttatacatttttttgttcttttagtCTTCGCAGCTAAAACTTGTAGCCCAAGTTTTTCTGTAATGAAAGTAATTAGAAGAACAGTCCAGTCCAATCTTGTTGATTGGGATAGAATCGTAAATAAAGCTGTCAGATAAATACACAAGTTAGAAATGTGCAGTGCGCGCGTGGACTTAAGTTCACTAAAGATAATCTCCTGAGATTTAATTACATTAGAGATAATTCTCTGAGATTCGATTCACTTTTAGTTATGTTCAAacttatattattattacaccaaaaaaaaaacaatgcgaagaTAACTACGGATTcacaaagaaaaaggaaatttgCATTTTAGGTGGTCCGTGTAGGAGTAGGTAAAAAAAATAGCTATATAAACTGAGTCCCTTTCTCATCCTCCTTTCTCATTAACATCTTCTTATTTGCTTGTTTATTATATTTCTCCAGAGAGATTTTGATTCATCgccaagaaaaaataaaaaagaaactttGCTTATCGAGGAGAAAGATGGCGACCAATGATGATGATGCTAACAGACGCTACGAGTGTTCTTCGGACGAGGGAGAGAAGAGATGCTTTGATCTTTTTGCGGCGTTGCTTCTCGCTTGCGGTGACGATGAAACAAGAGCGAAACGAGGACAAGACGAGCAAGAGAGAAACATGCTCATGATCGAGACTATCACTAATGCTGCCACCAACACTTTCTTCGAGTTTGATGATGAGTCCAAGAATCAACAACACATTGCTTCTTCGAGTTTGGAAGAGTCAAAGAGGCGTCGTGTGGTGGAGTCTAACGACGAACCCATCAGAGCAGAACCTATTAGAGAAATCAAACCTCCGgttaagaaaagaaagagaccGGTTAAAAGAAAGGCGCCGGTTAGAAAGGAACCGGTTAGAAGAGAACCGGTGGTGACCCCGGGATGGGTGGTTGACCTAATGAAGAGATTCAAAGGTCGTGAGGGGGATGCGAAGATGATATTTGAAAAGGCGATGACGAAGACCGACCTCGCAACAAACCAAGGACGTCTCTTGATGCCCTTTAACCAAATGGCTGATATGCACTTTTTGACCGAGGCAGAGTGGAAGATCCTAGAGGAGCATCACAAACACAAGGGAGATGTTAAAAAAGGAGTTAACGTTGATGAGAAAATGAAAGGAGTTGATGTCATCTTGTTGCGTCGTAACGGTAATAACAAGGGATGGGAGCTTAACCTGAGGATATGGGAGATGAGTTCTAATTTCAACTACGCCTTGTGTACTGGTTGGAACCAGGTCGTCCGCGATAACAAGCTAAAGACGAACCAGACTATTACCCTCTGGTCCTTCCACTCCCGTGACGGGACTCTCTACTTTGCTTTCGATCTTCCCACTCGAGATGAAGGTATGGCTCTAGCTCTGGTTCCAGTTAACTCGGcagcttcatcttcatcttcatccatGGTGCCCTCTGAAATCTCTGAGGAGGATCCGTTTGCGTGTGAAGAGGCAAACAGGAGACTTTATCAATTTGTAAGGGAAAGGAGAACTCCTCGAGTTTGTGTTCAAATCATAACAAATGATTCTTCTGGCAACCTCAACCTACTCGAGGGTGGTTTGGATCTAAATAGCACACCACCTGAAGAGTGCATTGAGATGGATTCTGATGAACTCGAGGCTGTACAAGAGACGACCTCACAGGAATCCCTCACTGAGCCCTCACTAGTATCCTGGAGGTTCCTGGAGGAGGGGAAACAGCTCTGCTCTATGTGACTTAATTAATCTTTGTATTATTCTAAACCCTTAGCGCTCTATTGGCCACGTCATGCAAGTAATTTATTTCTTAGTTAGGCATTCAAAaggtttttttattgtttttgatttttttgtacaCTACTTACTACTCTTGGAGTGTTGTAGCTTCCTTAATCGGATGATAAACAATGTTTATTTTTGGCAATTTGTATTTCAGTAATCATTAGTACATGCTTTAACCAGATAAGATCAGGACAAAACCAAATTAATTACACAAGGAGAGATAATCCTACGTAAATTCAATGCAGCAAAGAAACAACACTTGATGAGTAACAGTTAAACTGACTTAATTGTAAGTTTTTACTCAATTGGTGGAGGATAGTGAGGTTATGAGCCAAGAGAAGAAGCCAAGCTTTGTTCTTCTTGTTAATCTTTTACCAACCGCTTGTGTTACACAATGATCACAGTGTGTTacacacgagttcgagagaaagaataagatagacgtttcagacttataaacttttctgaaaatacttttgtattattgagATTCGGTTATTATGTTTACAAcagatgattgatctttatatagagatcgaatcaatacaagtataagagacacaactctttatactaaaggacacaacttgaagagttacaactctttgtgtaataacataaataactaacttatgtAAATGTATCAAGGAGAGATTAGATTATAGTTTAACACTCCTCCTTAATCATATCTCGACTTGACTCCAAGCTGCTTCCTTagatcttcaaatcttgaaccGCCCAATGCCTTTGTGAGAATGTCTGCGAGTTGATCATCCCCTTTGCAATACTTCAGTTCAATGATTCCCTTTTGCTCAGCTTCCCTCACGAAATGGTACTTGATCTCTATGTGCTTCGTCCTTCTGTGTTGCACCGGATTCTTCCCAATTGCTATTGCTGATTTGTTGTCACATAAGATCGGAATGCCTCCTTCAAACTTCTGACCAAAGTCTTCAAATAGTCTTTGTAACCACACTGCTTGATTTGCTGCTGCACACACGGCTATGTACTCCGCTTCAGCCGTTGATTGCGCCACTGTTTGTTGCTTGCTTGACTGCCAACAAAACATGGCTGATCCAAGAGTAAACACATAACCTGAAGTGCTTTTCTTGTCTTCCTTAGAACCACCCCAATCGCTGTCCGTGTAGCCTAGAAGTCTTGGTTCTTTCACGCTTGTGAAGTACACTCCAAAGTTTGATGTTCCTTTGACATATCTTAACACCCTCTTGGCTTCTTGGTAGTGCTTCATGCGAGGTGAAGACATGTATCTTGAGAGATAGGCGCTTGCATACATCACATCAGGTCTTGATGCACACAAGTACAAAAGCCCTCCAATGATGCTTCTATACTTAGTCGGATCTCCATACTCCTTGTCATCCTCAACTCCTTTTCCTTGTGGTGTAAGTGGGTTGCTTACACTCTTGCTGTCTCGCATCCCAAACTTGTCTACAAGTTTGTTTGCATATTTTTCTTGTGAAAGAAATATGCCTCCATTGTCTTGAATTACTTCCATTCCAAGAAAGTAGTTCAACAATCCAAGATCcaccatctcgaattctttcttcatGTTCTCCTTGAATGTGTTGATGCTCTGAATGTTGCTTCCTGTGATGAttatatcatccacatatagaCTCACGATCAACACATCTCCTCCTTGCTTC is from Brassica napus cultivar Da-Ae chromosome A4, Da-Ae, whole genome shotgun sequence and encodes:
- the LOC125608225 gene encoding B3 domain-containing protein At2g24670-like yields the protein MATNDDDANRRYECSSDEGEKRCFDLFAALLLACGDDETRAKRGQDEQERNMLMIETITNAATNTFFEFDDESKNQQHIASSSLEESKRRRVVESNDEPIRAEPIREIKPPVKKRKRPVKRKAPVRKEPVRREPVVTPGWVVDLMKRFKGREGDAKMIFEKAMTKTDLATNQGRLLMPFNQMADMHFLTEAEWKILEEHHKHKGDVKKGVNVDEKMKGVDVILLRRNGNNKGWELNLRIWEMSSNFNYALCTGWNQVVRDNKLKTNQTITLWSFHSRDGTLYFAFDLPTRDEGMALALVPVNSAASSSSSSMVPSEISEEDPFACEEANRRLYQFVRERRTPRVCVQIITNDSSGNLNLLEGGLDLNSTPPEECIEMDSDELEAVQETTSQESLTEPSLVSWRFLEEGKQLCSM